A portion of the Candidatus Manganitrophaceae bacterium genome contains these proteins:
- a CDS encoding response regulator, with protein sequence MPEALPYKEYPILFVDDEEMALITFKNLFKKEFKIYTARNGEEALDLVDSHPDLAMIVSDQRMPRMSGVDLLHACSKKRPDLIRMLMTAYTEIDLVIEAINQGNIYRYITKPYHEEELKQTLKQGIERYFLGKERDRLHAEKIETLKRMAQANRLTAIGVLAAGMAHEINNPLVAINTFLQMIPRKFDEEVKDEEFWDKFYKVALDETHRIQMLVSDLLHYSKTPEDSQMKWTQVNINDLLHETMTFLENEARKKGLTIRNEFDHNLPPCLVDREKMRQVFLNLFLNAIQATSEGHILVKTSFDSESQHPFFHVVLQDTGIGIPEENLQRLFDPFFTTKKNEGTGLGLMMCNHIIDEHRGSIEVKSEVGKGTTMTLHLPVNPSHFNRRRSERRGSAPPSGAKPHASSGR encoded by the coding sequence ATGCCGGAAGCACTCCCATATAAGGAGTATCCCATTCTCTTTGTCGACGACGAAGAGATGGCTCTCATTACCTTCAAGAATCTCTTTAAAAAAGAATTCAAAATCTATACGGCAAGGAATGGGGAGGAGGCGCTCGACCTGGTCGATTCACATCCGGACCTGGCGATGATCGTCTCGGACCAGCGTATGCCGCGGATGAGCGGGGTCGATCTGCTCCATGCCTGCTCGAAAAAAAGGCCCGATTTAATCCGGATGCTGATGACCGCCTATACCGAAATTGATCTGGTGATCGAAGCAATCAACCAGGGAAATATCTACCGGTACATTACAAAACCGTACCACGAAGAAGAGTTGAAGCAGACGCTCAAGCAGGGGATTGAACGCTATTTCCTGGGGAAAGAACGCGACCGCCTTCATGCAGAGAAGATCGAAACCTTAAAACGGATGGCCCAGGCAAATCGACTCACCGCCATCGGCGTCCTGGCGGCCGGCATGGCACATGAGATCAACAATCCGCTCGTTGCAATCAACACCTTTCTCCAGATGATCCCGAGGAAGTTCGATGAAGAAGTGAAGGATGAGGAGTTCTGGGACAAGTTTTATAAGGTGGCGCTGGACGAGACCCATCGGATTCAGATGCTCGTCAGCGATCTCCTTCACTATTCGAAAACCCCGGAAGACAGTCAGATGAAATGGACGCAGGTCAATATCAATGACCTTCTCCATGAGACAATGACCTTTCTGGAAAATGAGGCGAGAAAAAAGGGGCTGACCATTCGGAATGAGTTCGATCACAACCTTCCGCCCTGCTTGGTCGACCGGGAAAAGATGCGTCAGGTCTTTTTGAATCTCTTCTTAAATGCAATTCAAGCGACATCTGAAGGTCACATTTTGGTAAAAACCTCTTTCGATTCGGAATCGCAACATCCTTTTTTTCACGTCGTCCTTCAAGACACCGGTATCGGCATTCCGGAAGAAAACTTGCAGCGGCTCTTTGACCCGTTTTTTACCACGAAAAAAAATGAAGGAACGGGACTGGGGTTGATGATGTGCAACCACATCATCGACGAGCATCGCGGCAGCATTGAGGTCAAATCGGAGGTCGGAAAGGGGACGACCATGACGCTCCATCTGCCGGTCAACCCATCGCACTTCAATCGCAGAAGGTCGGAACGACGGGGAAGCGCACCTCCTTCGGGGGCCAAGCCCCACGCTTCTTCCGGCAGGTAG
- a CDS encoding DegQ family serine endoprotease → MILLLPGTLVLADAKDNPDAGLKMLEDFQNTFVNLADRVKPTVVNIAPLSATPHVSRPDEGPREAPRERAPEAPPGSGSGVIIDKRGFIVTNNHVVGDAEEVEVRLSDKTKFTGKVIGKDPDTDLALVKIEATKDLPFVALGDSSKIKVGQWVIAVGNPFGLDRTVTVGVVSALGRENVNLSRYEDFIQTDASINPGNSGGPLFNIRGEVVGINTAIINFAQGIGFAIPSNMVQSISTQLMAKGKVTRGWLGVGIQPLTPELAGKFGVKEGEGVLVNEVFDGDPASKAGIQPGDVILKVEDQPVDTPNSLARVIASLIPGKKANLEVLRDGKRVIKTIELIERKEEAVQAAIPKRQESFLGLSIQDLTPEIAERFKIKDEKGIIVTKVEPGSAAEAEGLKEGDLIKEVNREKVNNSEEFKKMMEKTKKSEAVLLRISRENRAFFIVLKPREK, encoded by the coding sequence ATGATTTTGCTGCTTCCCGGTACCCTGGTGCTGGCGGACGCAAAAGACAATCCGGATGCCGGCTTAAAGATGTTGGAAGACTTTCAGAATACCTTCGTTAATCTTGCGGATCGCGTCAAGCCGACGGTCGTAAACATCGCTCCTCTGAGTGCGACTCCCCATGTCAGCCGTCCGGATGAAGGTCCGCGCGAAGCGCCGCGTGAACGGGCGCCGGAAGCGCCTCCCGGCTCCGGCTCAGGGGTGATCATCGACAAGCGAGGATTCATCGTGACCAACAATCACGTCGTCGGCGATGCCGAAGAGGTTGAGGTTCGGCTCTCGGATAAGACGAAATTTACCGGAAAGGTTATCGGTAAAGATCCGGATACCGATCTGGCATTGGTCAAGATCGAAGCGACGAAGGATCTCCCGTTTGTCGCCTTGGGGGATTCTTCAAAGATCAAAGTCGGACAATGGGTGATTGCGGTCGGGAACCCTTTCGGTCTCGATCGGACGGTGACGGTCGGTGTCGTCAGCGCGCTCGGCAGAGAGAATGTAAACCTCTCCCGTTATGAGGATTTCATCCAGACCGATGCGTCGATTAATCCCGGTAACTCCGGGGGACCGCTGTTCAATATTCGGGGCGAGGTGGTCGGAATCAACACGGCGATTATCAACTTCGCACAGGGAATTGGATTTGCCATTCCGTCGAACATGGTTCAATCGATCTCCACCCAGTTGATGGCAAAAGGAAAGGTGACCCGCGGATGGCTCGGGGTCGGCATTCAACCGCTGACGCCGGAACTCGCCGGCAAGTTTGGGGTCAAAGAGGGAGAAGGGGTTCTGGTGAACGAGGTTTTCGACGGAGATCCCGCCAGCAAAGCGGGCATTCAGCCGGGAGATGTCATCCTCAAGGTCGAGGATCAACCGGTCGATACGCCGAACTCGTTGGCACGGGTGATCGCCAGCTTGATCCCCGGTAAGAAAGCCAACCTGGAAGTCCTCCGGGATGGAAAGAGGGTCATTAAGACAATTGAACTGATTGAGCGAAAAGAAGAGGCGGTTCAGGCGGCGATTCCGAAGCGCCAAGAGAGCTTTCTCGGGTTGAGCATCCAAGACTTAACGCCGGAGATTGCGGAGCGCTTTAAGATCAAGGACGAAAAGGGAATCATCGTCACCAAGGTCGAACCGGGAAGCGCCGCGGAAGCGGAAGGCTTGAAAGAGGGAGATCTCATCAAAGAGGTCAACCGTGAGAAGGTCAACAACTCGGAAGAGTTCAAGAAGATGATGGAAAAGACCAAGAAAAGCGAGGCGGTACTTCTCCGGATCAGCCGGGAGAATCGCGCCTTCTTTATCGTCCTAAAGCCGAGAGAAAAATAA
- a CDS encoding methyltransferase domain-containing protein, translated as MIEEYLSRNNIRKLHLGCGVNILQGWLNSDYNPKSPTVLHLDAIRPFPFDDDVFDYIFSEHMIEHVTYSQGSLMLTECARVLKKGGKVRISTPDLLFLMNLYKKEKSDLQKEYIKWATENFINEAPYPDDTFVINNFVRDWGHLFIYDEKTLRSSMERTGFRKITRCNLKESEDEAFRNLENEDRLPKGFLQLETMTLEGTKSSAR; from the coding sequence ATGATTGAGGAATATTTAAGCCGGAACAACATACGAAAATTACATCTCGGATGCGGCGTTAACATTCTTCAAGGGTGGCTTAATTCAGACTACAATCCGAAGTCGCCGACTGTTTTGCACTTAGATGCAATTCGACCGTTTCCGTTTGATGATGACGTATTTGATTACATCTTCAGTGAGCACATGATCGAACATGTCACCTATTCGCAAGGCTCACTGATGCTGACTGAATGTGCGCGTGTCCTTAAAAAAGGGGGAAAGGTTCGAATATCGACGCCTGATTTGTTGTTCTTAATGAACCTCTACAAAAAGGAAAAATCAGATCTGCAGAAAGAATATATCAAATGGGCCACAGAGAATTTCATCAATGAGGCCCCCTATCCTGATGACACATTCGTTATTAACAACTTCGTACGAGATTGGGGGCACCTCTTCATTTATGACGAGAAGACACTCCGCTCGTCCATGGAAAGAACAGGTTTCAGAAAAATTACGAGATGCAATCTCAAAGAGAGCGAGGATGAGGCATTCAGGAATTTAGAAAACGAGGACCGCTTGCCAAAAGGGTTCTTGCAGTTAGAAACGATGACATTGGAAGGAACAAAATCATCGGCCCGATAA
- a CDS encoding HAMP domain-containing protein, translating into MSLRKFNLKIRKFNLKIKFSILISTLLGLTLSLSYFITSGLMTESLTEEAMLRAISITQGIAQYSQEAILTRDRLALETMISEASKDPAILYIFLVDVKQNILAHTDLTQQGKPYFPPDNYSGQKEFKGGVELLTSHEADGKERLDLIAPILFTGQKRIGSVHVGFSKRPIYETVAQSQKKIGIFIFLALCVGLLGAWLLAYYIVKPIRRLVDGVKSITEGTYPQIEMKSNDEIGLLVSTFNEMSRNLREKELIKRAFSQYISENILETFLQNPRSLQLGGTRTEATILFTDIRGFTSLAERLDPPEVVHILNDYFAAVVEIVQKYEGTLDKFIGDAAMAVFGTPIRHDNDEERAVRAALEMNERFQLLKQKWVREGYPEIEIGIGINTGEVVAGNVGSLKRLAYTVIGNSVNMAARIEKLNKRYHTQILISSDTYKRLEGILEAIPLPPTRVRGKSEEIQVFVVVGFMTDARFDKKVDLDSEQYKLI; encoded by the coding sequence ATGTCCCTTCGAAAGTTTAATCTCAAAATTAGGAAATTTAACCTCAAGATTAAGTTTTCGATCCTGATCAGTACCCTCCTGGGGTTAACCCTTTCTCTCTCCTATTTTATTACGTCCGGGCTGATGACCGAATCATTGACCGAGGAGGCGATGCTTCGGGCGATCTCCATTACCCAAGGGATCGCTCAATATAGCCAGGAAGCGATTTTGACTCGGGACCGCCTGGCCCTTGAGACGATGATCAGCGAGGCGTCGAAAGATCCGGCGATCCTCTATATTTTCCTCGTTGACGTCAAACAGAACATCCTCGCCCATACCGATCTGACGCAGCAAGGGAAGCCTTATTTCCCCCCCGATAACTACAGCGGACAGAAGGAGTTTAAGGGGGGGGTCGAACTATTGACGTCGCACGAGGCGGATGGGAAGGAGCGGCTCGATCTGATTGCGCCGATCCTTTTTACCGGGCAGAAGCGGATCGGATCGGTCCATGTCGGTTTTTCCAAGCGGCCGATCTATGAGACCGTCGCCCAGTCCCAAAAAAAGATCGGCATCTTTATCTTTCTCGCCCTTTGCGTCGGCCTGCTCGGCGCCTGGCTGCTCGCCTACTATATTGTCAAGCCGATCCGCCGACTGGTCGACGGGGTGAAGTCCATTACCGAGGGGACCTATCCGCAGATTGAGATGAAGTCGAATGATGAGATCGGTCTTCTGGTGTCGACCTTCAACGAGATGTCGCGAAACCTTCGGGAGAAGGAGCTGATCAAGCGGGCGTTCTCCCAATATATCTCCGAGAATATCCTCGAGACCTTTTTACAAAACCCAAGGAGCCTGCAGCTCGGCGGAACCCGGACCGAGGCGACGATTCTTTTCACCGACATTCGAGGATTCACCTCGCTGGCGGAGCGCCTCGATCCGCCGGAGGTCGTTCATATCTTAAATGATTATTTCGCCGCCGTCGTTGAGATTGTTCAAAAGTATGAGGGAACGCTCGATAAATTTATCGGCGATGCGGCGATGGCGGTCTTCGGAACCCCGATTCGTCACGACAACGACGAGGAGCGGGCCGTCCGTGCGGCGTTGGAGATGAATGAGCGGTTCCAGCTGCTCAAGCAAAAATGGGTTCGCGAAGGGTATCCCGAAATTGAGATCGGCATCGGGATCAATACCGGTGAAGTCGTTGCCGGCAATGTGGGTTCCTTAAAGCGGCTCGCCTATACCGTCATCGGAAACAGCGTGAACATGGCGGCGAGGATTGAGAAGTTGAACAAACGGTATCATACACAGATCTTGATCTCGTCCGATACGTATAAGCGTCTGGAAGGAATTCTCGAAGCGATCCCTCTCCCCCCGACCCGGGTGCGGGGAAAATCAGAAGAGATCCAAGTTTTTGTGGTGGTCGGTTTTATGACCGACGCCCGTTTTGATAAAAAGGTGGATCTTGATTCTGAACAATATAAACTTATTTAA
- the lepA gene encoding elongation factor 4, producing MQEYIRNFSIIAHIDHGKSTLADRILELTGAVTAREFKDQLLDDMDLERERGITIKAHAVRLKYRADDGHDYAFHLIDTPGHVDFTYEVSRSLAACEGALLVVDATQGVEAQTIANAYLAIENNLEIIPVINKIDLPSADVEKTKQQIEDILGIDSSEAILASAKEGKGIKEVLEAVIRRIPAPKGKVEAPLRGLIFDSWFDNYQGAVVLVKIIDGTVRKGSRIRLMSNGIEHEVLSLHAYTPKSEEIPSLSVGEVGGLVSGIRTVSETKIGDTVTDAKNPATEAIPGYKEVKPMVFCGLYTIDTDRYADLRDALEKLRLNDSSFQYEPETSLALGFGFRCGFLGLLHMEIIKERLEREYRLSLISTAPTVVYRVTTQKGEVLHIDNPAKLPAPNYIAGFEEPFIEGVIITKDEFLGSVIKLCQDRRGIQKDLKYLDVGRVMVTYELPLNEVILDFYDRLKSLSKGYASLDYEFIGYREADLVKVDIMLNGETVDALSFIAAKDKSQIRARQLAEKMKELIPKQMFEVAIQAAIGSKIIARETVSAMKKNVTAKCYGGDITRKRKLWEKQKEGKKRMKQVGRVEIPQEAFLAVLKVQD from the coding sequence TTGCAAGAATATATCAGAAATTTCTCGATTATCGCCCATATTGACCATGGAAAATCAACGCTGGCCGATCGGATTCTGGAGCTGACGGGGGCGGTCACCGCACGGGAGTTTAAAGATCAGCTCCTGGACGACATGGATCTGGAGCGGGAGCGGGGGATCACCATCAAAGCCCATGCCGTGCGGCTAAAGTACCGCGCGGACGATGGGCATGATTATGCCTTCCACCTGATCGACACGCCGGGCCACGTCGATTTCACCTATGAAGTCTCTCGGAGCCTCGCCGCCTGCGAAGGGGCCCTTTTGGTCGTCGACGCGACACAGGGGGTGGAAGCGCAGACGATCGCCAACGCCTACCTCGCCATTGAAAACAACCTGGAGATCATCCCGGTGATCAACAAGATCGATCTCCCCAGCGCCGATGTCGAGAAGACCAAACAGCAGATCGAGGACATCCTCGGGATCGACTCCTCGGAGGCGATCCTTGCCAGCGCGAAAGAGGGAAAGGGGATCAAGGAGGTCCTGGAGGCGGTCATCCGCAGGATTCCGGCGCCCAAAGGAAAGGTCGAGGCTCCTCTGCGGGGGCTGATCTTTGACTCCTGGTTTGATAATTACCAAGGCGCGGTCGTTCTCGTTAAGATTATCGACGGCACCGTTCGGAAAGGCTCCCGCATCCGGCTGATGTCGAACGGCATCGAGCATGAAGTGCTCTCCCTCCATGCCTATACGCCCAAATCGGAAGAGATCCCCTCACTCTCGGTCGGAGAGGTCGGCGGTTTGGTCTCCGGCATCCGGACGGTCAGCGAGACGAAGATCGGCGACACCGTCACCGACGCGAAAAATCCGGCGACGGAAGCGATCCCAGGCTATAAAGAAGTGAAGCCGATGGTCTTCTGCGGCCTCTACACCATCGACACCGATCGCTATGCAGATCTTCGCGATGCGCTCGAGAAGCTGCGGCTCAACGACTCTTCATTCCAATACGAGCCGGAGACCTCCTTGGCGCTCGGCTTCGGATTCCGATGCGGCTTTCTCGGCCTCCTTCATATGGAGATCATCAAGGAGCGCCTTGAGAGAGAGTATCGCCTCTCTTTGATCAGCACGGCGCCGACGGTGGTCTACCGGGTGACCACGCAAAAGGGAGAGGTCCTCCATATCGACAACCCGGCGAAGCTTCCGGCACCGAACTATATCGCCGGTTTTGAGGAACCGTTCATCGAGGGGGTCATCATTACCAAGGATGAGTTCTTGGGCTCCGTGATCAAGCTGTGCCAAGACCGCCGGGGGATACAAAAGGATTTAAAGTATCTCGATGTGGGGCGGGTCATGGTCACCTATGAGCTTCCTTTAAATGAAGTGATCCTCGACTTCTACGATCGCCTCAAATCGCTCTCGAAAGGCTACGCGTCGCTGGACTATGAGTTCATCGGCTATCGAGAAGCCGACCTGGTCAAGGTCGATATCATGCTCAACGGGGAGACCGTCGACGCCCTCTCCTTTATCGCCGCGAAAGACAAATCGCAGATACGAGCCCGCCAGCTGGCTGAAAAGATGAAAGAGCTCATTCCAAAACAGATGTTCGAAGTGGCCATTCAAGCGGCCATCGGGAGCAAAATCATCGCGCGCGAAACCGTCAGCGCGATGAAAAAGAATGTCACCGCCAAATGCTACGGCGGGGACATCACGAGAAAGAGGAAATTATGGGAGAAACAGAAAGAGGGGAAGAAAAGAATGAAGCAGGTCGGCCGGGTGGAGATCCCTCAGGAAGCCTTTCTTGCAGTCCTGAAAGTGCAGGATTAG
- the lepB gene encoding signal peptidase I produces the protein MGETERGEEKNEAGRPGGDPSGSLSCSPESAGLALSEEPKLKSTIREYAETLVIAIVLALVIRTFVVQAFKIPSGSMIPTLDIGDHILVNKFIYGVRLPFTDVTLIPIRLPHRGDVIVFRFPKDESKDFIKRVIGVPGDTIEVKNKDLYLNGQKQDEPYAIHEDKNPDHTIPERDNFGPVSVPKDAFFVMGDNRDHSLDSRFWGFVDFTKIKGQAFIIYWSWDSESSWVRWNRIGKLIH, from the coding sequence ATGGGAGAAACAGAAAGAGGGGAAGAAAAGAATGAAGCAGGTCGGCCGGGTGGAGATCCCTCAGGAAGCCTTTCTTGCAGTCCTGAAAGTGCAGGATTAGCTTTGTCGGAAGAGCCCAAGCTCAAATCAACCATTCGGGAGTACGCCGAGACCCTCGTCATCGCCATCGTCCTGGCGCTGGTGATTCGCACCTTCGTCGTCCAGGCCTTTAAGATCCCCTCCGGATCGATGATCCCGACGCTCGACATCGGCGATCATATCTTGGTGAACAAATTTATTTACGGTGTCCGTCTCCCCTTTACCGATGTGACGCTGATTCCGATTCGCCTGCCGCACCGGGGGGACGTCATCGTATTCCGTTTTCCGAAAGATGAGTCGAAAGATTTCATCAAAAGGGTGATCGGCGTGCCGGGGGATACGATCGAGGTCAAAAACAAAGACCTCTACCTCAACGGCCAGAAACAGGATGAGCCGTATGCAATCCATGAGGATAAGAATCCCGACCACACCATCCCCGAGCGCGACAACTTCGGGCCGGTCTCCGTTCCGAAAGATGCCTTCTTCGTGATGGGAGACAACCGAGACCATAGCCTCGACTCCCGCTTCTGGGGATTCGTCGACTTCACAAAGATCAAAGGACAAGCCTTCATCATCTACTGGTCGTGGGACAGCGAGAGCAGCTGGGTTCGCTGGAATCGAATCGGAAAGTTAATCCACTAG
- the rfaE1 gene encoding D-glycero-beta-D-manno-heptose-7-phosphate kinase → MRTPRKKSTARPRSGRTVKKERGPEAASKTSLRQLLDRFEGHRVLVVGDLMLDHYIWGSVQRISPEAPVPVVNVLRESVLLGGAGNVLHNILTLGGRGLLCGLVGNDEAGRWLSEELKAKGVGVEGIVAEEERPTTKKTRIIAHQQQVVRYDHEKKGEVSQKTEKKFIQYINDQIDQIDCMVLSDYAKGVITPGLLEAILPRALQRGIPVVVDPKVSHFPLYKGVTVVTPNHLEASQAAGIEIENESTLHRSGEILLERLGCQAVLITRGEQGMSLFEREGRRTDIPTEARQVFDVTGAGDTVVGTLALAISAGASLPAAAKLANHAAGIVVGMVGTTAVDKSMLRKALS, encoded by the coding sequence ATGCGCACCCCTCGAAAAAAAAGCACCGCGCGTCCGCGCAGCGGCAGAACGGTGAAAAAAGAGAGAGGACCCGAAGCCGCCTCCAAAACGAGCCTTCGGCAGCTCCTCGACCGGTTTGAAGGACATCGGGTTTTGGTCGTCGGCGATCTGATGCTCGACCATTATATCTGGGGAAGCGTCCAGCGGATCTCGCCGGAAGCGCCCGTTCCGGTCGTGAATGTCTTGCGGGAGTCGGTCCTGTTGGGCGGCGCCGGAAACGTCCTCCATAATATCCTGACGTTGGGCGGACGGGGACTGCTCTGCGGTTTGGTCGGAAACGATGAGGCCGGCCGGTGGTTGTCGGAAGAATTAAAGGCAAAAGGGGTCGGCGTCGAGGGAATCGTTGCGGAAGAGGAGCGTCCGACGACGAAAAAGACCCGGATCATCGCCCATCAACAACAGGTGGTCCGTTATGACCATGAAAAGAAGGGCGAAGTTTCACAAAAGACGGAGAAAAAATTTATCCAATATATTAATGATCAGATCGATCAGATCGACTGCATGGTTCTCTCCGACTATGCCAAGGGGGTGATCACCCCAGGGCTGTTGGAGGCGATCTTGCCCCGGGCGCTGCAGCGGGGAATCCCGGTGGTGGTCGACCCGAAAGTCAGCCACTTTCCGCTCTACAAAGGGGTCACAGTCGTTACGCCGAATCATCTGGAAGCGTCCCAAGCGGCCGGCATCGAGATCGAGAATGAATCGACCCTCCATCGGTCGGGTGAGATCCTCCTCGAGAGGCTCGGCTGTCAGGCGGTCTTGATCACCCGGGGAGAGCAGGGGATGAGCCTCTTCGAGAGAGAAGGGAGGCGGACCGACATTCCGACCGAGGCGCGGCAGGTCTTTGACGTCACCGGCGCCGGCGACACCGTCGTCGGCACGCTCGCGCTTGCGATCTCGGCGGGGGCCTCGCTCCCTGCGGCGGCGAAGCTGGCCAACCATGCCGCCGGCATTGTCGTCGGGATGGTCGGGACGACGGCCGTCGACAAGTCGATGTTGCGGAAGGCGCTCTCATGA
- the kdsB gene encoding 3-deoxy-manno-octulosonate cytidylyltransferase: MSADSVLVVIPARYPSTRFPGKPLADLNGKPMVQHVWERAVAAKRPSRVLVATDDTRIAEVVRRFGGEVMMTASTHRTGTERVAEVAEQFPAELVVNLQGDLPLFRPETLDRLIEIGGESIRRREADLITAKSAMMNEEEIFSPHTVKVVTDHRDHALYFSRSPIPYAERGQLGASGQSGSFLFYKHYGIYLYHKTFLIQVARSPEGKLERKERLEQLRVLEQGGRVRVIEIGEGEARFFWEVNTPEDMLRAREILANEGKA, translated from the coding sequence ATGTCGGCCGATTCCGTCCTCGTTGTCATTCCGGCGAGGTATCCTTCGACCCGTTTTCCGGGCAAGCCGCTCGCCGATTTGAACGGAAAGCCGATGGTCCAGCATGTCTGGGAGCGGGCGGTGGCGGCGAAGCGGCCGAGCCGCGTCCTGGTCGCCACCGACGACACGCGGATCGCCGAGGTGGTCCGGCGGTTCGGGGGAGAGGTGATGATGACCGCATCGACCCATCGGACCGGCACCGAGCGGGTCGCCGAGGTCGCCGAGCAATTTCCGGCCGAGCTGGTCGTCAACCTGCAAGGCGATCTCCCTCTCTTTCGGCCTGAAACGCTCGATCGGCTGATCGAGATCGGCGGCGAGTCCATTCGACGCCGGGAAGCCGATCTGATCACCGCCAAATCGGCGATGATGAACGAGGAGGAGATCTTTTCACCTCATACCGTCAAGGTGGTCACCGACCATCGGGATCATGCCCTTTATTTTTCCAGATCTCCGATTCCATATGCGGAGCGGGGCCAGCTCGGTGCATCGGGCCAATCGGGATCGTTCCTTTTTTATAAACATTACGGCATCTATCTCTATCACAAAACATTTCTCATCCAGGTGGCCAGGTCACCGGAAGGGAAGCTGGAAAGAAAAGAGCGGCTGGAGCAGCTCCGTGTTTTGGAGCAGGGAGGCCGGGTCCGGGTGATCGAGATCGGGGAGGGAGAAGCCCGGTTTTTCTGGGAGGTGAACACGCCCGAAGATATGCTCCGGGCCCGGGAGATTCTGGCCAATGAAGGAAAAGCGTGA
- a CDS encoding CTP synthase, with the protein MKKQKKTKYIFITGGVVSSLGKGLSAAAIGNLLESRGFSITFLKLDPYINVDPGTMNPYQHGEVFVTDDGTETDLDLGHYERYTSARMSKKNNYTTGKIYNNVITKERRGDYLGGTVQVVPHITDEIKRCIKGVGDGVDIAIVEIGGTVGDIESLPFLEAIRQMPFDIGRENVLYIHLTLVPFIKAAEELKTKPTQHSVNKMREIGIQPDILLCRTDRFISADLKRKIALFCNVEQEAVITAKDVDSIYEVPLVFHQEKLDETIVKKLKLKAKAPQFKAWEKIVHIIRHPQDEVQIALVGKYVDLKDSYKSLCESLIHGGIGNRVRVVIDWINSERLEDEGVEPVLKGAHGILVASGFGNRGIEGKIGAIEFAREREIPFFGICLGMQCAVIEFARHIAGLAKANSSEFDSKTPDPVIDFLPDQRQIQDKGATMRLGAYPCRIEKGTRAYEAYQKVEVSERHRHRYEFNNQYRERLTSKGLVLSGLSPDGNLVEIVELAAHPWFLAVQFHPEFKSRPQDPHPLFRDFIKASLKRRRAG; encoded by the coding sequence TTGAAAAAACAGAAGAAGACAAAATATATCTTCATTACCGGCGGCGTCGTCTCCTCGCTTGGAAAGGGGCTCTCGGCCGCAGCGATCGGCAATCTGCTTGAATCCCGCGGATTCTCGATCACCTTTCTGAAGCTCGATCCCTATATCAATGTCGACCCGGGGACGATGAATCCCTATCAGCATGGGGAGGTCTTCGTCACCGACGATGGGACCGAGACCGACCTCGACCTCGGCCATTATGAGCGTTACACCTCGGCGCGGATGTCGAAAAAGAACAATTACACGACCGGAAAGATCTACAACAACGTCATCACCAAAGAGCGCCGCGGCGACTACCTCGGCGGGACGGTCCAGGTCGTCCCCCACATCACCGACGAGATCAAGCGCTGCATCAAGGGGGTGGGAGATGGGGTCGACATTGCGATCGTCGAAATCGGGGGAACCGTCGGCGACATCGAGAGCCTTCCCTTCCTCGAAGCGATCCGCCAAATGCCGTTCGACATCGGCCGGGAGAATGTCCTCTACATCCACCTGACGCTCGTTCCCTTTATCAAAGCGGCGGAGGAGCTGAAGACCAAGCCGACGCAGCACAGCGTCAACAAGATGCGCGAGATCGGCATTCAGCCCGACATCCTCCTCTGCCGGACCGACCGTTTCATCTCCGCCGACCTCAAACGGAAGATCGCCCTCTTCTGCAACGTCGAGCAGGAGGCGGTGATCACGGCAAAGGACGTCGACAGCATCTATGAAGTGCCGCTCGTCTTTCATCAGGAAAAGCTTGACGAGACAATCGTCAAAAAGCTTAAGTTAAAGGCGAAGGCGCCGCAATTCAAAGCGTGGGAGAAGATCGTTCATATCATCAGACATCCTCAGGATGAAGTTCAGATCGCGCTCGTCGGAAAATATGTCGACCTCAAAGACTCGTACAAAAGTTTGTGCGAGTCGCTCATCCACGGCGGGATCGGGAACAGGGTGCGGGTCGTCATCGACTGGATCAACAGCGAGCGGCTGGAAGATGAGGGGGTCGAGCCGGTCTTGAAAGGGGCCCACGGCATCTTGGTGGCGAGCGGGTTCGGCAACCGCGGGATCGAGGGAAAGATCGGGGCGATTGAATTCGCGCGGGAGCGGGAGATTCCGTTCTTCGGGATCTGCCTCGGGATGCAATGCGCCGTCATCGAGTTCGCCCGGCATATTGCCGGACTCGCCAAAGCGAACAGCTCCGAGTTCGACTCGAAAACACCCGATCCGGTGATCGACTTTCTACCCGACCAACGACAGATCCAAGACAAGGGGGCGACGATGCGTCTCGGCGCCTATCCCTGCCGGATCGAAAAGGGGACGCGCGCCTACGAGGCTTATCAGAAGGTCGAGGTCTCCGAGCGGCATCGTCACCGATACGAGTTTAACAACCAATACCGGGAACGGCTCACCTCCAAGGGGCTGGTCCTGTCCGGATTGTCGCCCGATGGAAATTTGGTCGAGATCGTCGAGCTGGCGGCGCATCCCTGGTTTCTCGCCGTGCAGTTCCATCCGGAGTTTAAATCGCGGCCGCAAGATCCTCACCCGCTCTTCCGCGATTTTATCAAAGCGTCGCTGAAGCGACGGCGGGCAGGCTAG